In Stenotrophomonas sp. 169, one DNA window encodes the following:
- the fabZ gene encoding 3-hydroxyacyl-ACP dehydratase FabZ, translated as MSQEQTPSDIDLPDIAQIRALIPHRYPFLLVDKVVSLDFEKRKIVARKNVSINEPFFQGHFPEQPIMPGVLIIEAMAQAGGVLTQLTLGRDAQSKLFYMVKVDNVRFSDKVVPGDVLEMHVEIKRVIRNMAVYDCKAFVDGRIVACAEVMCAGTRE; from the coding sequence ATGAGCCAGGAACAGACCCCGTCGGACATCGACCTGCCCGACATCGCCCAGATCCGGGCCTTGATCCCGCACCGCTACCCTTTCCTGCTGGTGGACAAGGTGGTGTCGCTCGACTTCGAGAAGCGCAAGATCGTCGCCCGCAAGAACGTCAGCATCAACGAGCCGTTCTTCCAGGGCCATTTCCCCGAACAGCCGATCATGCCCGGCGTGCTGATCATCGAAGCCATGGCGCAGGCGGGCGGCGTGCTCACCCAGCTCACGCTGGGCCGGGATGCGCAGTCCAAGCTGTTCTACATGGTGAAGGTGGACAATGTCCGCTTCAGCGACAAGGTGGTCCCCGGCGATGTGCTGGAGATGCACGTGGAGATCAAGCGCGTGATCCGCAACATGGCGGTGTACGACTGCAAGGCCTTCGTCGACGGCAGGATCGTCGCCTGCGCCGAAGTCATGTGTGCCGGCACCCGCGAATAA
- the lpxA gene encoding acyl-ACP--UDP-N-acetylglucosamine O-acyltransferase yields MSGHAPLIHPTAVIDPSAKLADGVRVGAFTLIGADVEIGENTEIGPHCSIHGPTRIGRDNRFIGHAAIGGEPQDKKYNAEKTELVMGDRNVIREFVTINRGTGGGGGITTVGDDNWMLAYTHVAHDCHVGSHCVFSNNTTLAGHVTVGDHVIISGFAGAHQFCRIGAHAFLGMGALTNGDVPPFTMVGSDSLGRPRGINSEGLKRRGFDAERIASIKRAYRTLYVAGLPLAEAKVQLAEQARSSEDVKALLEFIEQAERPLLR; encoded by the coding sequence ATGAGCGGACACGCTCCGTTGATCCACCCCACGGCAGTGATCGATCCGTCGGCGAAGCTCGCCGACGGCGTCCGCGTGGGCGCATTCACCCTGATCGGGGCCGATGTTGAAATCGGCGAAAACACCGAGATCGGCCCGCATTGCAGCATCCACGGCCCGACCCGTATCGGCCGCGACAACCGGTTCATCGGCCACGCCGCCATCGGTGGCGAGCCGCAGGACAAGAAATACAACGCCGAGAAGACCGAGCTGGTGATGGGGGACCGCAATGTCATCCGCGAGTTCGTCACCATCAACCGGGGGACCGGCGGTGGCGGTGGCATCACCACCGTCGGCGATGACAACTGGATGCTGGCGTACACCCACGTCGCGCACGATTGCCACGTCGGCAGCCACTGTGTGTTCTCCAACAACACCACGCTGGCCGGCCACGTGACCGTGGGCGACCATGTGATCATCAGCGGCTTCGCCGGTGCCCACCAGTTCTGCCGTATCGGCGCGCATGCCTTCCTGGGCATGGGCGCGCTGACCAATGGCGATGTCCCGCCGTTCACCATGGTCGGCAGTGATTCGCTGGGCCGTCCGCGCGGCATCAACAGCGAAGGCCTGAAGCGCCGCGGCTTCGACGCCGAGCGCATCGCCAGCATCAAGCGCGCGTACCGCACCCTGTACGTTGCCGGCCTGCCGCTGGCCGAGGCCAAGGTGCAACTGGCCGAGCAGGCGCGCAGCAGCGAAGACGTCAAGGCGCTGCTGGAGTTCATCGAACAGGCCGAGCGGCCGCTGCTGCGATGA
- a CDS encoding ribonuclease HII, whose translation MSRRAAAAATMTLFSATAAATVVVQRIAGVDEAGRGPLAGPVSVAAVVFDPARPRINGLDDSKQLTAARRDQLYDRIIDRALAWHVVLVDAPTVDRLNIYQATLQGMREVVAAVAHAADLARIDGNVVPKGLVLPGEALIGGDAIDRAIMAASILAKVSRDRYMQRVHEQFPYFGFDQHKGYGTPMHLAALREHGPCLEHRRSFAPVRECLAVPVAAPLEMALAL comes from the coding sequence ATGAGCCGTCGTGCTGCCGCTGCCGCGACGATGACGCTGTTCAGCGCCACCGCAGCGGCAACCGTGGTCGTGCAGCGTATCGCCGGCGTGGATGAGGCCGGTCGTGGCCCGTTGGCCGGCCCGGTGTCCGTGGCTGCGGTGGTGTTCGATCCTGCGCGGCCCCGCATCAACGGCCTGGACGATTCCAAACAGTTGACTGCGGCCCGCCGTGACCAGTTGTACGACCGCATCATTGACCGTGCGCTGGCGTGGCATGTGGTCCTGGTCGATGCCCCCACCGTGGACCGGCTGAACATCTATCAGGCGACACTGCAGGGCATGCGCGAGGTGGTGGCTGCGGTTGCGCACGCGGCCGATCTGGCACGCATCGATGGCAATGTGGTGCCCAAGGGTCTGGTGCTGCCGGGCGAAGCGTTGATCGGGGGCGACGCCATCGACCGCGCGATCATGGCTGCTTCGATCCTCGCCAAGGTCAGCCGTGACCGCTACATGCAGCGCGTGCACGAGCAGTTTCCGTATTTCGGCTTCGACCAGCACAAAGGGTATGGCACGCCCATGCACCTGGCGGCATTGCGCGAACACGGACCGTGCCTGGAACACCGGCGCAGCTTCGCGCCCGTGCGCGAGTGCCTGGCCGTGCCGGTTGCTGCTCCTTTGGAGATGGCGCTGGCGCTGTAG